The Ignavibacteriales bacterium genomic interval CGGAAAGAGCTTTACGCTGCTCCTCTCGAGCTTGAGCTCGTGAAACTTGCGCGACAGTTTGCCAGCGTGTTCTTCCATGCGGCTGAGTACGACCGTGGCATGGACCTCGACAAGCTGTGTGTTCCGGGCATTCACGATTCTGAACTCAAATGCGGTCAAGTCTTTGTAGGGTGCAATCACTGCCCGTTCGCTGAATACGATTTCAGCGTTCGGGCGGGAGAATCTGGCAAAAGCAAGCCCGGTCGCGAGCGCGAAACCAAGTCCTCCGACGAGGGCCTGTATCGTGACAAGGAAATTCGCAGCGAAGCCGGAGGGACTCAGCCCGCCGTAGCCGATCGTGGCGAGAGTCTGTACGCTGAAGAAGAACGATTCGAGGAAACGATCACCGATTGATACTGCCTGTGATCCTGCAAGCGCCCCCGGACCGCATAAAAAATAGCCGAACGCAAAAATGAGGTTTGTGGTGAAATAGAACGCTATGAGCAGGAGAAAGAACGTCCCCCACGTCATTCGAAGGAGTGCATGATAAACGCTCAGGGAGCGGAAGAAAGAGAAACCTGTCCGGGAGACATTGAAGGATCCATCACGATTGACGAAACGTTCGTGGCTCTGCTGGAGGACCTTTGACCCGAATCCAAGATCGCGGTTGTCCTCGTCCAGTCTTTGTGTGGTCTGTGATCGTCGACGAATCATGGGTTTGAGTGCACAGCCGTTTGGTGCGCTTGCTTAGCGCTTGTGGATGATGAGGTCGAACACGTCCTTGACACCAAGAGAATAGTGGGTCAGAAAAGGCTCACCGTACTTCACCCCGATGCGCTGGCCATAGTACTTTGCGCGGGTTTCAATGGTTTCCAGAAATTCAGGGCTGCTCAGTTTTGTTTCGGGATCGCTGCTCCTGGGATTGAAGAACTGCGATGTGTGCGCCCTGACAGCTTTCATCTTCGTTTCGTACGAACCGGTAATGTCGACGATGAACGAGGATTCGAATTCGTGCCACTGCATGAATTCAAAATAATGATGCGGACGATGCGGGAGCTGCCTGGCGCCCCCCTGAGAAGTCTTCAGCTTCTGAAGCCCGGAGTAGTACCATGCTTGTTTGGCAAGATGGTGTGTGCTCACATGATCCGGATGCCGTTCAACAAAGTGAGGGATAATGAGAATGGCTGGTTTGAGCTCCCGGATGAGGACTATGAGCTTCTGCACGTTTGACTTGTTGACTTCAACATTGCCGTCGGGAATGCGCAGATTGCGCCTTGTGCTTACGCCGAGGATGTGTGCAGCGTCCTGTGCTTCTTTGGCGCGGATCTCTTTCGTGCCGCGGGTTCCCAGCTCCCCTTGAGTAACGTCTGCGAGGGCGACTCCGTAGCCTTGCTTGACGAGTTTGGCGATCGTACCGCCGCAGGACAATTCGATATCATCCGGGTGGGCTCCGATGGCGAGGACGTCTGTTTTCATGATTCTCCTTTGTGGCAATGATTCGAAAATATACCTATAGCCCGCTTGAAAGACAAGGAGGGCAGCCGGGATTTGACCGCGCTCGTACTCTAAGGTCAAACAACCGAAGTCCCAAAGAAGTGCCGCCTGAGTAATGAAGTCGATGTGGATTCCAGTTCCAGTTGGCTGGCGATCCCGAAGGGCCGGAAGGAACATTCTTCGTGCTCTCCATCGCAATGTTTCTTATATTCAAAAAGAAGGAGGTCTATGAGTCTCCCCACATGACAATAGAAAAACAGGTCATATCTGTCACAGATATCACGCGTCAGATCAAGTTCTCGCTCGAACAGCGGTTCACGAGGGTCTGGATCCAGGGAGAGATATCGAATTTCAAACGGCATACTTCTGGACATCTCTACTTCACCCTGAAAGACGAAGGAGCGCAGATCTCCGCCACGATGTGGCGCAGCAGGGCTTCCGGGCTCCTTTTCACGCCTGAAGATGGCATGAAGGTCATTGCCCGCGGCGGGGTCACCGTCTACCCACCGCGCGGGAGTTACCAGATTGACGTAGATCAGATTACGCCCGTCGGCGTTGGCGAACTGCAGATTGCCTTCGAGCGGCTGAAACAGAAACTGGCAGCGGAAGGGCTGTTCTCTGAGGAAAGAAAGCGCCCGCTTCCTCTCTTCCCTGAAAGAATTGGAATCATTACTTCTGAAACCGGTGCTGCCTTGCAGGACATGCGGACAGTGCTCGGCCGGCGGTTCCCGGCTGTTGAAGTGGTGCTCTTGTCAGTTCGTGTCCAGGGTGCTGGCGCATCGGACGAAATTGCGCAGGCGCTCCGGGAAATGAACCAGTACGGAAACGTGGATGTGATCATCATCGGGCGGGGAGGTGGGTCACTGGAAGATCTCTGGGCATTCAACGAGGAGATTGTCGCCAGAGCAATCGCGTCGTCGAAGATCCCGGTTGTGAGTGCAGTGGGGCACGAAATCGATTTCACAATCGCCGATTTTGTAGCCGACCTTCGCGCACCGACTCCATCCGCTGCAGCGGAGCTCGTTGTGCCGGACCGGCTGGAGCTTCTTGAAGTTATTCGCAACAATGAGTATACTATGAGGCAATCGCTGCTCCAGATGATTGCAGCCAACCGCGAACGGATTGGCGGCCTCGTTTCAAGCTATGCATTCAACAGGCCGAGAGACCTTATTCGCGAATTTGTTCAGCGGATTGATGAACTTTCCCGGTCGATGAGCGTCAACCTCGCTCATCGATACGAACGGGCCGCCCAGGATGTCGATTCGCTGTCGAAAAGACTCGTTGGTGTCGGTCCCTCCAATATCCTGAAACGCGGGTATGCAATTGTGCGGAAAGGGAAGGATGTGGTGACGCGTTCCGGTGAACTGCGGCCCCATGACGAAGCTGTGATAGAGTTCCACGACGGTAAAGTCGCTACGAAGGTGCAATGATGGGAACGAAGAAAACGCCGAAGGGATCGTTTGAACATTCGCTCAAGCGGCTGGAAGAAATCATCGACTCGCTCGAACAGGGAAAGGTGACGCTGGACGAGGCGGTAGGGCTCTATGAAGAAGGAATTGCGCTTTCGAAAGAATGCGCTGAGAAACTCAAAGTGACCGAGCTGAAAATCAGGAAACTGGCGAAGTCGGTCGACGGAGAATTTGAAGTCACAGATTTGGATCAGGAATGAGCGATTCACAACAGCACTACGAGTTTTTGAGCAAGATCAATCTCCCGGAAGACCTCCGCAAGCTTGAGGTGAAGGACCTTCCGAAGGTTTGCGCTGAGGTGCGGGAGTTCCTCATCGACTCCGTATCGAAATCGGGTGGTCACTTCGGAGCCGGCCTCGGCACAGTTGAACTTACCGTGGCGTTGCATTACGCATTTCACACGCCGAAGGACAAGCTCATCTGGGATACCGGACATCAGGCGTATCCGCATAAGATACTGACGGGGCGAAAGGATCGGATGGAGACGATCCGGCAGCTGGGCGGATTGAGCGGTTTCCTCAAGCGGAATGAAAGCGAGTATGACGTTTTCGGAGCCGGGCACGCCAGTACGTCGATATCGGCGGCGCTCGGGATCGCGACCGCGAGGGACTTTGACGGGGAGAACTTCAAGGTTGTCGCGATCGCTGGTGATGGATCGCTGACAGGCGGGATGGCGTATGAGGCAATGAATAACGCGGGCCTCTTGAAGAGAGATATGATCGTCATTTTGAACGATAATGAAATGGTCTCGCTCTCCTCTGTCCGCCCGACCCTTTGGTCCCTGCACAATTACTTCTCAGAAGCGCTGACGCACCCGTCATACAACAAGTTCAAGACGAATGTGTGGGAGTTGACAGGCAAGCTGGATACGTTTGGAGACCGCCTCCGGTCGGTTGCTCAAAAGGTCGAGCGCGGTGTGAAAGCGGTTGTGACACCGGGAATGATGTTTGAAGCCCTCGGGTTTCGCTATTTCGGTCCGTTCAATGGGCACAATGTCTACAAGCTCGTAGAGATCTTCAAACATGTTCAGGATCTGAAAGGTCCCATCCTGATTCACGTACGGACGATGAAAGGGAAGGGATACGCTCCCGCCGAGAAAGAAGCGACGCGCTTGCACGGTGTGACGCCGTTCGACAAAATCACGGGAATTTCGCCAAAGAAACCGCATGAATTGCCAGCGTATACCAAAGTCTTCGGAGAGGCATTGGTTGAAGTGTGCAGGCTGAATCCAAAAGTTGTCGGCATCACCGCTGCGATGCCGGACGGGACCGGTCTTACCCTGCTTCACACCGAATTGCCCGAGCGGTTCTTTGACGTCGGGATCGCGGAACAGCACGCAGTGACATTCGCTGCCGGATTGGCCACAGAGGGCTACATTCCGGTGACGGCAATATACTCGACGTTTCTCCAGCGCGCATTTGATCAGGTTGTCCATGACTGCGCCATCCAGAAATTGCATGTAGTGTTCGTGCTCGACCGGGGCGGACTCGTAGGAGCTGACGGTCCAACCCATCACGGCGCACTTGACCTTTCGTACCTCCGTTGTGTGCAGGGGATGGTTGTCATGGCGCCAAAAGACGAACAAGAACTTCGCGATATGTTGTTTACAGCTGTCGAATACAAGGATGGGCCTATAGCTCTCCGTTATCCCCGCGGCAATTCCCTTGGCGTGTCTTTGAGGAAAGGGTTTCAAAAGCTGGAAATCGGTAAGAGCGAGACAGTTCGGATCGGGAAGCACGTTGCGCTGCTGGCTATAGGCAACATGGTGCCATCCTCGCTGGAGGCGGCCGAGTTGCTTGCGGCTGAAGGTATCGAAGCTGAAGTGGTAAATATGCGGTTTGTGAAACCCCTTGATGATGAGGCCGTCCGATCGGTTGCGCAACGGATTGGCTCCGTTGTCACTGTGGAGGACAACGTGACTGACGGCGGGTTTGGTTCAGCAGTGCTCGAATCGTTGAGCAGGCAGGGGCTGACAGGTGTGGCCGTGAAGCTTCACGGACTGCCGAACGATTTCGTGGAACAAGGAACACCGGGCGAGCTCTACCGAATGTCGAATCTCGATGGGCCGGGAATCGCGCGGGTGGTTCGCGAGTTTCTTTTCTCCCGCAAGAATGCGGGAGCACCTCAAGCGGCAGGATCCAGATAAGAAACGGAAGACGCTATGCAGAAAGTGCGGATTGCAGTTGTCGGGATGGGAACGATCGGTCAGACTGTTCATCTCCCCATTCTCGCGAAGATACCGGAAGTCGAGATTGTCGCGGTCTGTGACCTGGAGGCATCCAAGGCTGAATTCGTTTCAAGAAAATACGAGATCCCCAGATACTACACGGACCTCGAGGAGATGCTGAAGACTGAAGAGGATCTTGACGGGGTCGACATTTGCACATCGACGTTCTCTCATCTTGATGCTGCTGTTGCGTCGCTCGAGGCAAAGAGGCATGTCCTGGTCGAAAAGCCACTTGCGAGAACTCTCGACGAGGCTGTGAAGATCGTGAATGCCGCAAAGAAGAATCAGCGGAAGTTGATGGTCGGCATGAACAATCGATTCCGGCCGGATGCGATGATCCTCAAAAGCATGATCCAGGGGGGAGAATTGGGCAAGATCTTCTACGCGAAGGCCGGATGGCTGCGCAAGTTGAAGACGACGAGCCCCTGGCTTACGAAGAAGGAGAAGTCCGGCGGGGGAGTGGTGCTTGATCTGGGTATCGTGATGTTCGACCTTGCGTTCTGGCTTATGGGTTTGCCGGAGGCAAAAGAAGTCATCGCGTCAAATTACTCCCACAACACCAAGGGTGTGGAAGACTCATCGGTTGTCTTCATAAAAATGAAGAATGGTTCGACGCTTACTATTGAATCGAGCTGGTCGTTCGAGTCGGAATCAGATTTCTTCTATTGCGATTGCTTCGGGATGGACGGGGGAGGGTCCCTGAATCCCTTCCGTATCATGAAGCGGATGCATGGAAACCTAGTTAATGTCACGCCCGCGTCGCATGAAACACCGCAGACGTTGTACTGGAAATCGTATGACAATGAGTTGCGGCATTGGGTAGGTTCGCTACGGGGTCTGCATCCGGTGCTCTCAACCGGAGATGAAGCGCTCCACCGGATGAGAATTGTGGACGCGATCTATCAATCTGCGAAAAAAGGGAAGAGCGTCGTCGTGAAAGCGTCGTAGATAAGGTCCCTGCGCGTCCAGTTCTCTGCCGTGCGCGGCGCTGTATTGTCTTCCGAGAACTTCCATTCAATCCCGCCATGTCAAGAACTCAGCCTCTGGTTGCGCTCCTCACAGATTTTGGGTTGTCTGATCACTACGTCGCGTCGATGAAGGGAGTTTTGCACTCGATCTCTCCGTCGTTGCATGTAGTGGATATCAGTCATGAGGTCGAGGCGCACAACCCAGCCCGTGCGGCGTACGCGATATGGGCTTCGTATCGTTCTTTCCCGAAACGCACGGTTTTTGCATGTGTGGTGGATCCTGGTGTTGGCACGTCGAGGGAGATAGTGATAGCCCAAACCAGTCAGCACGTCTTTGTCGCGCCTCAGAATGGCATCCTTGATCTAGTACTATGGTCAGAGAAGGTAAATACAGTCACCGTCGTCCAGTTCGAGAGCAAGAGGGTTCGCACTATGCTCCCGCCCCTGGTTTCGAATTCTTTTCATGGACGTGACGTCTTCGCGCCGCTCGCTGCACACCTTGCAATGGGGATAGCGCCACGCTATCTCGGGACGAAACGGCTCGTAGATTGGGTGCAAGCTCCGTTTGTCGACGAATCGCATCCCTCTGTCAAAGCGAGTATACTTAGTATCGATCGATTCGGGAACATCATCACAAATGTCGCTTGCGTTCGGTTTCAGCGGCCCCCTGGCTTGATAGGCATCAAGCTCGGATCAAAGAGGATCGCCAGGTGGATAGAGAACTATGATTCAGCGCCTCCTGATGTTTCGTGTCTCATCGCAGGGAGCAGCGGACTTGTGGAAATTGTCATGAAAAGACGGAATGCGGCTGCGGCACTTGAAGCGAATCAACTTGATTCACTAGAGATCATCAGGCAATGAACTGGGAATCTCGAAGATGAGTCGAACAATAATTCTGATTCTTATGACACTTGTCCCAACTGTTGTTTCAAGTCAGAATCTCGAGAATCTCCGGACTGACATTCGCCAGATGCTCAGTTCAGCTGAGGGGACATTTGCTGTCGCGTTCAAAACGTTGGATGGCAGCGCCGATGTCATGATCAATGAGAGGGCGATGTTCCATGCAGCGAGCACGATGAAAACCCCTGTGATGATCGAGGTCTTCCATCAGGCGGAGGAGGGGCGCTTCAGACTCGATGACAGCCTGACCATACGAAATGAGTTCAAGAGTATTGTCGATGGTTCTCCGTACCAGCTTGATCTTGGAGATGACAGCGACGAATCGATGTACAAACGCATCGGGGGCAAAGTCTCCATCCGCGAACTCGTCTGTCAGATGATTACCGTGAGCAGCAACCTCGCGACAAATATCTTGATTCAGCTCGTTGACGCAAGGAACGTCACTGCCACGATGCGGAAACTCGGGGCACCTGATATCGAGGTGTTGCGTGGTGTGGAAGATTCGAAGGCATTCGAGAAGGGGTTGAACAACCGTACGTCCGCTCATGATCTTGCGCTTGTTTTTCGCGCTCTTGCAGTTGGGAAGGCGGGTAACCAATCGTCCTCCCGAGAAATGACCGACATTCTTCTTGCCCAGAAGTTCCGGGATATCATTCCGGCTTTGCTCCCACCCGATGTCAAGGTTGCTCACAAGACAGGCAGCATCAACGGCGTTGAACACGATTCGGGCATCGTGATTCTCCCTGATGGCCGAAGGTATATCCTCGTCGTTCTATCCAAAGATCTGAAAGACGCAGCCAAGGGGAAAGCGGTTCTTGCAGCGGTTTCAAGACGTATCTTTGATTTCATGATGGAAGCGAGGTAGATCTGTTATACGTCGACATGCTGCTGCGCTGTTGGCGGAACAAGATGAGGACTGATGCATCGCGGAAGAACGCAGGGCGTGCGTTGAGGCAAGAGAGAAGGTAGTGTATGGGGCGGAGGATCATTTACAGAATAGAAGACAACAGCTCGAATCGATT includes:
- a CDS encoding ion channel encodes the protein MIRRRSQTTQRLDEDNRDLGFGSKVLQQSHERFVNRDGSFNVSRTGFSFFRSLSVYHALLRMTWGTFFLLLIAFYFTTNLIFAFGYFLCGPGALAGSQAVSIGDRFLESFFFSVQTLATIGYGGLSPSGFAANFLVTIQALVGGLGFALATGLAFARFSRPNAEIVFSERAVIAPYKDLTAFEFRIVNARNTQLVEVHATVVLSRMEEHAGKLSRKFHELKLERSSVKLFPLHWVVVHPINDESPLSDVAQSQLAASDAEFIILLSGIDETSSQSVHVRSSYKYREVVWGAKFADMYLPSEGNIRVDLRKLDDVERVD
- a CDS encoding exodeoxyribonuclease VII small subunit translates to MGTKKTPKGSFEHSLKRLEEIIDSLEQGKVTLDEAVGLYEEGIALSKECAEKLKVTELKIRKLAKSVDGEFEVTDLDQE
- the bshB1 gene encoding bacillithiol biosynthesis deacetylase BshB1, whose translation is MKTDVLAIGAHPDDIELSCGGTIAKLVKQGYGVALADVTQGELGTRGTKEIRAKEAQDAAHILGVSTRRNLRIPDGNVEVNKSNVQKLIVLIRELKPAILIIPHFVERHPDHVSTHHLAKQAWYYSGLQKLKTSQGGARQLPHRPHHYFEFMQWHEFESSFIVDITGSYETKMKAVRAHTSQFFNPRSSDPETKLSSPEFLETIETRAKYYGQRIGVKYGEPFLTHYSLGVKDVFDLIIHKR
- a CDS encoding Gfo/Idh/MocA family oxidoreductase, which gives rise to MQKVRIAVVGMGTIGQTVHLPILAKIPEVEIVAVCDLEASKAEFVSRKYEIPRYYTDLEEMLKTEEDLDGVDICTSTFSHLDAAVASLEAKRHVLVEKPLARTLDEAVKIVNAAKKNQRKLMVGMNNRFRPDAMILKSMIQGGELGKIFYAKAGWLRKLKTTSPWLTKKEKSGGGVVLDLGIVMFDLAFWLMGLPEAKEVIASNYSHNTKGVEDSSVVFIKMKNGSTLTIESSWSFESESDFFYCDCFGMDGGGSLNPFRIMKRMHGNLVNVTPASHETPQTLYWKSYDNELRHWVGSLRGLHPVLSTGDEALHRMRIVDAIYQSAKKGKSVVVKAS
- the dxs gene encoding 1-deoxy-D-xylulose-5-phosphate synthase, which produces MSDSQQHYEFLSKINLPEDLRKLEVKDLPKVCAEVREFLIDSVSKSGGHFGAGLGTVELTVALHYAFHTPKDKLIWDTGHQAYPHKILTGRKDRMETIRQLGGLSGFLKRNESEYDVFGAGHASTSISAALGIATARDFDGENFKVVAIAGDGSLTGGMAYEAMNNAGLLKRDMIVILNDNEMVSLSSVRPTLWSLHNYFSEALTHPSYNKFKTNVWELTGKLDTFGDRLRSVAQKVERGVKAVVTPGMMFEALGFRYFGPFNGHNVYKLVEIFKHVQDLKGPILIHVRTMKGKGYAPAEKEATRLHGVTPFDKITGISPKKPHELPAYTKVFGEALVEVCRLNPKVVGITAAMPDGTGLTLLHTELPERFFDVGIAEQHAVTFAAGLATEGYIPVTAIYSTFLQRAFDQVVHDCAIQKLHVVFVLDRGGLVGADGPTHHGALDLSYLRCVQGMVVMAPKDEQELRDMLFTAVEYKDGPIALRYPRGNSLGVSLRKGFQKLEIGKSETVRIGKHVALLAIGNMVPSSLEAAELLAAEGIEAEVVNMRFVKPLDDEAVRSVAQRIGSVVTVEDNVTDGGFGSAVLESLSRQGLTGVAVKLHGLPNDFVEQGTPGELYRMSNLDGPGIARVVREFLFSRKNAGAPQAAGSR
- a CDS encoding class A beta-lactamase-related serine hydrolase is translated as MSRTIILILMTLVPTVVSSQNLENLRTDIRQMLSSAEGTFAVAFKTLDGSADVMINERAMFHAASTMKTPVMIEVFHQAEEGRFRLDDSLTIRNEFKSIVDGSPYQLDLGDDSDESMYKRIGGKVSIRELVCQMITVSSNLATNILIQLVDARNVTATMRKLGAPDIEVLRGVEDSKAFEKGLNNRTSAHDLALVFRALAVGKAGNQSSSREMTDILLAQKFRDIIPALLPPDVKVAHKTGSINGVEHDSGIVILPDGRRYILVVLSKDLKDAAKGKAVLAAVSRRIFDFMMEAR
- a CDS encoding SAM-dependent chlorinase/fluorinase, with translation MSRTQPLVALLTDFGLSDHYVASMKGVLHSISPSLHVVDISHEVEAHNPARAAYAIWASYRSFPKRTVFACVVDPGVGTSREIVIAQTSQHVFVAPQNGILDLVLWSEKVNTVTVVQFESKRVRTMLPPLVSNSFHGRDVFAPLAAHLAMGIAPRYLGTKRLVDWVQAPFVDESHPSVKASILSIDRFGNIITNVACVRFQRPPGLIGIKLGSKRIARWIENYDSAPPDVSCLIAGSSGLVEIVMKRRNAAAALEANQLDSLEIIRQ
- the xseA gene encoding exodeoxyribonuclease VII large subunit; this translates as MLSIAMFLIFKKKEVYESPHMTIEKQVISVTDITRQIKFSLEQRFTRVWIQGEISNFKRHTSGHLYFTLKDEGAQISATMWRSRASGLLFTPEDGMKVIARGGVTVYPPRGSYQIDVDQITPVGVGELQIAFERLKQKLAAEGLFSEERKRPLPLFPERIGIITSETGAALQDMRTVLGRRFPAVEVVLLSVRVQGAGASDEIAQALREMNQYGNVDVIIIGRGGGSLEDLWAFNEEIVARAIASSKIPVVSAVGHEIDFTIADFVADLRAPTPSAAAELVVPDRLELLEVIRNNEYTMRQSLLQMIAANRERIGGLVSSYAFNRPRDLIREFVQRIDELSRSMSVNLAHRYERAAQDVDSLSKRLVGVGPSNILKRGYAIVRKGKDVVTRSGELRPHDEAVIEFHDGKVATKVQ